In Nocardioides sp., the following proteins share a genomic window:
- the hpt gene encoding hypoxanthine phosphoribosyltransferase, whose amino-acid sequence MDSAHVESDLLHVLFTEAQIQERLREMAEEIHADYEGQDLLLVGILRGAVMVMSDLARSLPRHCEMDWMAISSYGSGTKSSGVVRLLKDLDTDITNRHVLIVDEIIDTGLTLSWLTNNLATRNPASVEIATLLRKPEALTMPVEPRYVGWDIPNEFVVGYGLDYKERYRNLRDIGTLAPHVYS is encoded by the coding sequence ATGGACTCCGCCCACGTGGAAAGCGACCTTCTGCACGTCCTCTTCACCGAGGCGCAGATCCAAGAGCGGCTGCGTGAGATGGCCGAGGAGATCCACGCCGACTACGAGGGGCAGGATCTGTTGCTGGTCGGCATCCTGCGCGGTGCCGTCATGGTGATGAGCGACCTGGCTCGCTCGCTGCCGCGGCACTGCGAGATGGACTGGATGGCGATCTCCTCCTACGGCTCGGGCACCAAGAGCAGTGGGGTCGTACGCCTCCTCAAGGACCTCGACACCGATATCACCAACCGTCATGTGCTGATCGTCGACGAGATCATCGACACCGGTCTCACGCTGAGTTGGCTCACCAACAACCTCGCGACGCGCAACCCCGCGAGCGTCGAGATCGCCACGTTGCTGCGCAAGCCGGAGGCGCTGACCATGCCCGTGGAGCCGAGATATGTCGGCTGGGACATCCCCAACGAATTCGTCGTCGGGTACGGCCTGGACTACAAGGAGCGCTACCGCAACCTGCGTGACATCGGCACTCTCGCCCCGCACGTCTATTCGTGA
- the ftsH gene encoding ATP-dependent zinc metalloprotease FtsH translates to MKRILKGPWLWIVLAVLGVLLALQFLGGSGGGKEIETSTLQTHIAKGEIKEITFNGTDQEITATLDNGDEVISHYIDGQQQTLLEQVDEQVAEGTIESSNSEYPQPSLLGSILATLLPFALIILLFIFLMNNVQGGGGRGVMQFAKSRAKLISKDMPKTTFADVAGCEEAIEELEEIKEFLQDPAKFQAVGAKIPKGVLLYGQPGTGKTLLARAVAGEAGVPFYSISGSDFVEMFVGVGASRVRDLFEQAKENPPAIVFIDEIDAVGRHRGAGMGGGHDEREQTLNQLLVEMDGFDVRGGVILIAATNRPDVLDPALLRPGRFDRQIQVDAPDLNGRHQILKVHSRGKPMAADVDLQSVARRTPGFTGADLANVLNEAALLTARNNEKLITNDSLDEAIDRVIAGPQRRTRLMNEKEKLITAYHEGGHALVAAALPGTDPVHKVTILPRGRALGYTMVLPDQDKYSQTRSEMLDKLAYMLGGMASEALIFHDVTSGAGNDIEKATSLARAMVTQYGMTERLGAVKLGESNSEPFLGRDMGHSRNYSEETAAAVDEEVKNLLGHAHQEAYEILEENRDVLDSLVLALLDRETLDKAEVAEIFEPLRKRPTRPAWTGSPDRVPSTIPPVEIPQEILDRAAANAAPKEPEAGPILTPPSSDGDVFGDPGIGGDTPTPPAPGSAGPS, encoded by the coding sequence TTGAAGCGAATTCTCAAGGGCCCCTGGCTGTGGATCGTGCTCGCGGTCCTCGGCGTCCTCCTCGCCCTGCAATTCCTCGGTGGCAGCGGTGGCGGCAAGGAGATCGAAACCTCCACGCTGCAGACCCACATCGCCAAGGGCGAGATCAAGGAGATCACGTTCAACGGCACCGATCAGGAGATCACCGCCACCCTCGACAACGGGGACGAAGTGATCTCGCACTACATCGACGGCCAGCAGCAGACGCTGCTCGAGCAGGTCGATGAGCAGGTCGCCGAGGGCACGATCGAGTCGTCCAACTCCGAATACCCGCAACCCAGCCTGCTGGGGTCGATCCTGGCGACGCTGCTGCCGTTCGCGCTGATCATCTTGTTGTTCATCTTCTTGATGAACAACGTGCAAGGCGGTGGCGGTCGCGGTGTCATGCAGTTCGCCAAGAGCCGCGCCAAGCTGATCTCCAAGGACATGCCGAAGACGACGTTCGCCGACGTCGCCGGCTGCGAGGAGGCCATCGAGGAGCTCGAGGAGATCAAGGAGTTCCTGCAAGACCCTGCCAAGTTCCAGGCGGTCGGCGCCAAGATTCCCAAGGGCGTGCTGCTCTACGGCCAGCCGGGTACGGGCAAGACACTGCTGGCCCGCGCCGTCGCGGGTGAGGCGGGCGTGCCGTTCTATTCGATCTCCGGTTCCGACTTCGTCGAGATGTTCGTCGGCGTCGGCGCCAGCCGGGTGCGCGACCTGTTCGAGCAGGCCAAGGAGAACCCGCCCGCGATCGTCTTCATCGACGAGATCGACGCTGTGGGGCGCCACCGCGGCGCCGGCATGGGCGGCGGTCACGACGAGCGCGAGCAGACTCTCAACCAGTTGCTGGTGGAGATGGACGGCTTCGACGTACGCGGCGGAGTCATCCTGATCGCGGCCACCAACCGGCCCGACGTACTCGATCCCGCTCTGCTGCGTCCGGGCCGCTTCGACCGCCAGATCCAGGTCGACGCCCCTGACCTCAACGGGCGCCACCAGATTCTCAAGGTGCACTCACGCGGCAAGCCGATGGCCGCCGACGTCGACCTGCAGAGCGTGGCGAGGCGTACGCCCGGCTTCACCGGCGCCGACCTGGCCAATGTGCTCAACGAAGCCGCGCTGCTCACCGCGCGCAACAACGAGAAGTTGATCACCAACGACTCCCTCGACGAGGCCATCGACCGCGTGATTGCCGGCCCGCAGCGGCGTACGCGCCTGATGAACGAGAAGGAGAAGCTCATCACCGCCTATCACGAGGGCGGCCACGCTCTCGTCGCGGCGGCGCTGCCGGGCACCGACCCCGTGCACAAGGTGACGATCCTGCCGCGTGGGCGCGCGCTGGGCTACACGATGGTGCTGCCCGATCAGGACAAGTACAGCCAGACCCGCAGCGAGATGCTCGACAAGCTCGCGTACATGCTCGGCGGGATGGCGTCTGAGGCGCTGATCTTCCACGATGTGACGTCGGGTGCCGGCAACGACATCGAGAAGGCGACCAGCCTGGCCCGCGCGATGGTGACCCAGTACGGCATGACCGAGCGTCTGGGTGCGGTCAAACTCGGTGAGAGCAACTCCGAGCCCTTCTTGGGCCGCGACATGGGCCACTCGCGCAACTACTCCGAAGAGACCGCAGCCGCGGTCGACGAGGAGGTCAAGAACTTGCTGGGCCACGCGCACCAGGAGGCGTACGAGATCCTCGAAGAGAACCGTGACGTCCTCGACTCGCTGGTCTTGGCGTTGCTCGACCGCGAGACTCTCGACAAGGCCGAGGTCGCCGAGATCTTCGAGCCGCTGCGCAAACGGCCGACGCGCCCGGCCTGGACGGGTTCGCCCGATCGAGTGCCGTCCACGATCCCGCCCGTCGAGATCCCCCAAGAGATCCTCGACCGAGCCGCGGCCAACGCGGCCCCCAAGGAGCCCGAGGCCGGCCCGATCCTGACGCCCCCGTCCAGTGACGGTGACGTCTTCGGCGACCCGGGCATCGGCGGCGACACCCCGACACCGCCGGCTCCCGGATCGGCGGGTCCGTCATGA
- the folE gene encoding GTP cyclohydrolase I FolE, with protein sequence MTDPISLGEHEPGPFDHARAEAAVRELLFAIGEDPDREGLQDTPGRVARAYEELTAGLRQTPEDVLTTTFDLGHDEMVLVRDIELWSMCEHHLVPFTGVAHVGYIPAVTGKITGLSKLARLVDVYAKRPQVQERLTTQIADSLMEILEARGVIVVIEAEHLCMTMRGVRKTGARTITSAVRGSMLKNQATRAEAMALINRSR encoded by the coding sequence ATGACCGACCCGATCTCATTGGGAGAGCACGAGCCCGGTCCCTTCGATCACGCGCGCGCCGAGGCGGCCGTTCGCGAGTTGCTCTTCGCGATCGGGGAGGACCCGGACCGTGAGGGCTTGCAGGACACTCCCGGCCGGGTTGCGAGGGCGTACGAGGAACTCACCGCAGGCCTGCGCCAGACCCCCGAGGACGTGCTGACGACGACCTTCGACCTGGGTCACGACGAGATGGTGCTGGTCCGCGACATCGAGTTGTGGTCGATGTGTGAGCACCATCTGGTGCCGTTCACCGGTGTCGCTCACGTCGGCTATATCCCGGCCGTGACCGGCAAGATCACCGGGCTCTCCAAGCTCGCCCGGCTCGTCGACGTCTATGCCAAGCGCCCCCAGGTCCAGGAGCGGCTGACCACGCAGATCGCCGACTCGTTGATGGAGATCCTCGAGGCGCGCGGCGTGATCGTGGTGATCGAGGCCGAGCACCTGTGCATGACGATGCGCGGCGTACGCAAGACCGGCGCTCGTACGATCACCTCGGCCGTGCGCGGCAGCATGCTCAAGAATCAAGCGACCCGTGCCGAAGCCATGGCCCTGATCAACCGCAGCCGGTGA
- the folP gene encoding dihydropteroate synthase: MGIVNVTPDSFSDGGLWADPETAIAHGFQLLDEGADIVDVGGESTRPGATRPLVEEELDRVLPVITALAQGGATVSVDTMRAEVAAAAVGAGATIVNDVSGGLADPDILRVVADSGVTYVAMHWRAHSDRMQDLATYDDVVAEVRSELSERLDALAGAGVDPDRVILDPGLGFAKTADHNWELIAGLDRLRDLGRPLLVGASRKSFLGVLLGDERGAPRPPTEREHAHSAMVPLLADMGVWGLRVHDVRATRDALAVWERLR, translated from the coding sequence ATGGGGATCGTCAACGTCACCCCCGACTCCTTCTCCGACGGCGGACTATGGGCCGACCCGGAGACGGCGATCGCGCACGGCTTCCAACTGCTGGACGAGGGCGCCGACATCGTCGACGTGGGTGGTGAGTCGACCCGCCCGGGCGCGACCCGGCCGCTGGTCGAGGAGGAGCTAGACCGGGTGCTGCCCGTGATCACGGCGCTGGCCCAAGGTGGCGCCACGGTCAGCGTCGACACCATGCGCGCCGAGGTGGCCGCGGCAGCGGTCGGGGCCGGGGCCACCATCGTCAACGACGTCTCGGGCGGACTTGCCGACCCCGACATCCTTCGAGTGGTCGCGGACTCCGGCGTCACCTATGTCGCGATGCACTGGCGCGCTCACAGCGATCGGATGCAGGACCTGGCGACGTACGACGACGTGGTCGCCGAGGTGAGGAGCGAACTGTCCGAGAGGCTCGACGCCCTGGCCGGCGCCGGCGTCGATCCCGACCGGGTGATCCTCGATCCGGGGTTGGGCTTCGCGAAGACGGCCGACCACAATTGGGAGCTCATCGCCGGGCTCGACCGTTTGCGCGACCTGGGTAGGCCGTTGCTCGTCGGGGCCAGTCGGAAGAGTTTTCTCGGCGTGCTGCTCGGGGACGAGCGTGGCGCACCGCGACCCCCGACCGAGCGCGAGCACGCGCACAGTGCGATGGTTCCTCTGCTGGCCGACATGGGAGTCTGGGGCCTGCGTGTCCATGACGTACGAGCCACGCGCGACGCGCTCGCGGTGTGGGAGAGGCTGCGATGA
- the folB gene encoding dihydroneopterin aldolase yields the protein MTTDTITITGIEVYARHGVFDFERREGQTFVIDLSIGVDTRPAAASDDLQDTVDYGSLVTAAKAAVERDPVDLIETLAERISAVCLTNDRVEWTRITVHKPSAPINATFTDVTLTITRTREEVS from the coding sequence ATGACCACCGACACCATCACCATCACCGGCATCGAGGTCTATGCCCGTCACGGGGTCTTCGACTTCGAACGCCGGGAGGGTCAGACCTTCGTGATCGACCTGAGCATCGGGGTGGACACCCGCCCCGCGGCGGCCAGCGATGACTTGCAAGACACCGTCGACTACGGGAGTCTCGTGACGGCGGCGAAAGCCGCCGTGGAGCGAGATCCGGTCGACCTGATCGAGACGCTCGCCGAGCGCATCTCGGCGGTATGTCTCACCAACGATCGTGTTGAATGGACTCGTATCACGGTGCATAAGCCGTCCGCGCCGATCAACGCCACGTTCACTGACGTGACGCTCACCATCACCAGAACCCGCGAGGAAGTGTCGTGA
- the folK gene encoding 2-amino-4-hydroxy-6-hydroxymethyldihydropteridine diphosphokinase, whose product MTETPNPHIIDADTITGEMRPIRRVVICLGSNLGERMATLQGAVDALKDTPDVWVTSISPVYETAPVDSPEEAADFLNAVVLFDTTMPAARLLDRALAIEDAFDRERSEVKNAPRTLDVDLIVVGDRRSDTETLVLPHPRAASRAFVLQPWYDVEPDAIFPGLGPISELLEDLDKSGITKREDLELELN is encoded by the coding sequence GTGACCGAGACTCCCAACCCGCACATCATCGACGCCGACACGATCACCGGCGAGATGCGCCCGATCCGGCGCGTAGTCATCTGTCTGGGTTCCAACCTCGGTGAACGGATGGCGACGCTGCAAGGGGCCGTAGATGCCCTCAAGGACACCCCGGATGTCTGGGTTACGTCGATCTCGCCGGTCTACGAGACCGCCCCCGTCGACTCGCCCGAAGAAGCGGCGGACTTCCTCAACGCAGTGGTGCTTTTCGACACCACCATGCCGGCCGCCCGGCTGCTCGACCGCGCGCTGGCGATCGAGGACGCGTTCGATCGTGAGCGTTCCGAGGTCAAGAACGCGCCCCGCACGCTCGACGTCGACCTGATCGTCGTGGGGGACCGGCGCAGCGACACCGAGACCCTGGTCCTGCCACATCCGCGGGCGGCGTCGCGCGCGTTCGTCCTCCAGCCCTGGTACGACGTCGAGCCCGACGCGATCTTCCCAGGCCTGGGTCCGATCTCGGAGTTGCTCGAAGACCTCGACAAGTCTGGTATCACCAAGCGTGAAGACCTCGAGCTCGAGTTGAATTGA
- a CDS encoding DUF3180 domain-containing protein yields MSEEPQGSLRPTSPAALTAFAVVGLVCGWLVRRIFAAVDLVAPLVTWTQGLVLLVAAAALAGTAYVTTRQVAEPVRRPQSHQLVNRLVLARASALVGALLAGAYAGYAVSWLGSLAELAEQRALRSAVAAIAGVTVTAAALWLERACRVSSDDESA; encoded by the coding sequence TTGAGCGAGGAGCCCCAGGGGAGCCTGCGGCCGACCTCGCCCGCCGCGCTGACTGCCTTCGCGGTCGTCGGCCTGGTCTGCGGGTGGTTGGTGCGACGGATCTTCGCCGCGGTTGATCTGGTCGCACCCCTGGTCACCTGGACCCAGGGGCTCGTGCTGCTGGTGGCCGCCGCTGCGTTGGCCGGCACGGCGTACGTCACCACCCGCCAGGTCGCCGAACCCGTGCGCCGCCCGCAGAGTCACCAACTGGTCAACCGCCTGGTTCTGGCGCGCGCGAGTGCCCTGGTGGGCGCGTTGCTGGCAGGGGCGTACGCCGGGTACGCCGTCTCGTGGCTGGGCTCGCTGGCCGAGTTGGCTGAGCAAAGAGCCCTCCGTTCGGCGGTCGCGGCGATCGCGGGTGTGACGGTCACCGCCGCGGCGCTCTGGCTCGAACGCGCGTGTCGGGTCAGTTCCGACGACGAATCGGCCTAG
- a CDS encoding carboxypeptidase-like regulatory domain-containing protein, giving the protein MRDRTHARAGLLGALAAALLALFAGLLVAPPTATAAGTASISGKVTDSAGTPLGGVRVYLYPHPSGSMVANATTDSQGRYTLSDLEAGSYSVYYNTYSSAPDFPSQYWSSSGPTTDDDALTPVTVGAGEARTGIDAALKRYPRLRGKVLDGSGVPVAGAPVIVAEKESGGYYDWRYAKRATTAADGTYDVRVDVGTHKVRFEGTVSTLAEYYDDTQVEAAATEITATLDQVVTGINATLAKAAQIQGRVVDTNGVGLAGISVSVNNPGGGPGASATTAADGTYVAGGLRAGTYEVCFSDPLRASVSRCWQDRHRYESATPVVVGAGATVSGINATLRKAGAITGRITVPAQFSVRKIEVTTFLWDAATSTWLRDGYYDDVDSAGNYSLTGLTPGEHIILFKNSWGDGPVGQYWGGAGQPTKATAQRITVASGGNITGIDTTMRAGASISGTIRSAAGMPLTEGRIASLIRTDGLENLSSGAGYAMAASDESYKLTGIAPGTYKVCFEDLDEQLLSQCWNGKSDPQFDPIVVSSTDQVITGIDASLATDPTKSFYGSGVAVTGTASVGSTLTVSPGTWYPSPVSLWLPVARRRRDFGR; this is encoded by the coding sequence ATGCGAGATCGTACGCACGCCCGCGCGGGGCTGTTGGGAGCACTGGCGGCTGCTCTGTTGGCGCTGTTCGCCGGGTTGCTGGTGGCGCCACCGACGGCAACCGCAGCCGGGACCGCGTCGATCAGCGGGAAGGTGACTGACTCGGCTGGCACACCACTCGGGGGCGTCAGGGTCTACCTCTACCCCCACCCGAGCGGTTCGATGGTGGCGAACGCAACGACGGACAGCCAGGGCCGCTACACCCTCAGCGACCTGGAGGCTGGGTCCTACAGCGTCTACTACAACACCTATTCCAGCGCGCCCGACTTTCCTAGCCAGTACTGGTCGTCGAGCGGCCCGACCACCGACGACGATGCACTCACGCCCGTCACGGTTGGTGCAGGGGAGGCCAGGACGGGGATCGACGCAGCGCTCAAACGCTACCCCCGCCTCCGGGGAAAGGTGCTCGACGGCAGCGGTGTTCCGGTGGCTGGGGCACCGGTGATCGTGGCCGAGAAAGAGTCGGGTGGCTACTACGACTGGCGCTATGCCAAGAGGGCGACTACCGCTGCGGACGGGACTTACGACGTGCGGGTCGACGTCGGGACGCACAAAGTGAGGTTCGAAGGCACCGTCAGTACCCTCGCGGAGTACTACGACGACACGCAGGTCGAGGCCGCTGCCACGGAAATCACCGCAACGCTCGATCAGGTCGTGACGGGGATCAACGCGACATTGGCCAAGGCGGCGCAGATCCAGGGTCGTGTGGTGGACACCAACGGAGTCGGGTTGGCGGGGATCAGCGTCAGCGTCAACAACCCAGGCGGTGGCCCCGGCGCATCCGCGACCACCGCCGCAGATGGAACGTACGTGGCTGGTGGACTGCGGGCTGGGACCTATGAGGTGTGCTTCTCCGATCCTCTGCGCGCAAGCGTCAGCCGTTGTTGGCAGGACCGACACCGCTACGAATCGGCGACACCGGTCGTCGTGGGCGCGGGTGCCACCGTCAGCGGCATCAACGCCACGCTGCGCAAGGCTGGCGCCATCACTGGACGCATCACCGTGCCCGCACAGTTCAGCGTCCGCAAGATCGAGGTGACCACATTCTTGTGGGATGCGGCGACCTCGACCTGGCTTCGCGACGGCTACTACGACGATGTCGACTCGGCAGGCAACTACTCGCTGACCGGATTGACCCCGGGTGAGCACATCATCTTGTTCAAGAACAGTTGGGGCGATGGTCCGGTCGGTCAGTACTGGGGTGGTGCCGGTCAACCCACCAAGGCAACCGCACAACGCATCACGGTGGCATCCGGAGGCAACATCACCGGCATCGACACCACGATGCGGGCGGGTGCCTCGATCAGCGGAACGATCAGGTCGGCGGCTGGCATGCCTTTGACGGAGGGCCGGATCGCTTCGCTGATCCGCACGGACGGACTGGAGAATCTCAGTTCGGGAGCCGGGTACGCCATGGCGGCCAGCGACGAGTCCTACAAACTCACCGGTATTGCGCCGGGCACCTACAAGGTGTGTTTCGAGGACCTCGACGAACAGTTGTTGAGTCAGTGCTGGAACGGCAAGTCGGATCCTCAATTCGACCCGATTGTGGTCTCGTCCACAGACCAGGTGATTACAGGCATCGACGCGTCCCTTGCAACTGATCCGACGAAGAGCTTCTACGGCAGCGGCGTTGCTGTCACCGGGACCGCATCCGTAGGTTCGACCCTCACCGTCAGTCCGGGCACGTGGTACCCCAGCCCGGTGAGCTTATGGCTACCAGTGGCTCGCCGACGGCGTGACTTTGGCCGGTGA